From one Amaranthus tricolor cultivar Red isolate AtriRed21 chromosome 17, ASM2621246v1, whole genome shotgun sequence genomic stretch:
- the LOC130804529 gene encoding uncharacterized protein LOC130804529, protein MNYMYNWNKAAMLKQLWNIARKKENLWVKWVHSYYLKLQDVTEVQVSIHASWLFKKIINLRTVVERLGGWEEITKGSEYTIGRTYEMLIADAPKVPWSNIMIKNIASPGARFITWLAIQNRLATKERIEKWKVIEDAKCVLCSGAIESTQHLLYDCQFTQSVRNCLFSFLKYRPESSNFQEEIQKMNKINKKKTDRAKLIVGIWTEMIYSIWMHRNRKIFDNRSCNMKELTNYIVFRLAGRVNNRMKEMLVTR, encoded by the coding sequence ATGAACTATATGTACAATTGGAACAAAGCGGCTATGCTCAAACAACTATGGAACATAGCTCGGAAAAAGGAAAATCTATGGGTAAAATGGGTTCATagttattatttgaaattgCAGGATGTAACTGAAGTGCAAGTTTCCATTCATGCTTCATGGCTTTTTAAGAAGATCATCAATCTCAGAACTGTCGTAGAACGACTAGGGGGATGGGAGGAAATTACTAAAGGGAGCGAGTACACTATAGGAAGAACATATGAGATGCTAATTGCAGATGCTCCCAAAGTTCCATGGAGCAACATCATGATCAAGAACATAGCCAGTCCAGGAGCAAGGTTCATCACATGGCTTGCAATACAAAATAGACTGGCTACTAAAGAACGAATCGAGAAATGGAAGGTGATCGAGGATGCAAAGTGTGTATTATGTAGTGGTGCAATTGAATCTACTCAGCACCTGCTCTATGACTGTCAGTTCACGCAAAGTGTCCGAAACTGCCTTTTTAGTTTCCTTAAGTACAGGCCAGAATCTTCAAATTTCCAGGAAGAGAtccaaaaaatgaacaaaatcaaTAAGAAGAAAACTGACCGAGCAAAGCTGATTGTGGGGATCTGGACAGAAATGATATACAGCATATGGATGCACCGCAACAGGAAGATTTTTGATAATCGATCTTGTAATATGAAGGAACTTACAAACTACATTGTATTTAGATTAGCTGGAAGGGTAAACAACAGAATGAAAGAGATGCTTGTAACTAGATAG
- the LOC130804526 gene encoding uncharacterized protein LOC130804526, with amino-acid sequence MDSIASPWISGTSTPPPPQFLTSSTSGFRVFCRSQFPARDLKFVLHDALHCSGSDISHARAARDGFISQIRNLSEIERETSICINKCVNLGKTALFVAAEDDSLMSHSSVPLPVDAFLERLDNLSTSYCPHYRSSLASSPEDLLDSIERYLYITKGFRRNSASYLPDPRDYYLHSVLTQRCGSVAILSLIYSEVIKMLQLWGVIDFDVEIYHPHDLSCLPRAYNKKKGKDSDQKHILTTESLLVETLRNLKNTYWPFQQSHTESLFLRAAIAANCVNSGLDHASAKAAQHRLDRGVWTSVLFGDMRRALSACERLILLEANPEELRDYAALLYHCSYYEEALHYLKLYNDVKQTADSPHNAAENDAVDKLIVRLNLILMEEGWKRPSRSFLRHNSEPW; translated from the exons ATGGATTCTATTGCTTCGCCATGGATATCCGGAACTTCCACTCCACCACCGCCACAATTTCTCACATCATCAACTTCTGGTTTTCGAGTGTTTTGCCGATCTCAGTTTCCAGCCAGGGATCTCAAATTTGTGCTCCATGATGCTCTTCATTGTTCTGGTTCTGATATCTCTCATGCTCGG GCTGCAAGGGATGGCTTTATTTCTCAGATTCGGAATTTGTCTGAGATTGAGAGAGAAACCAGCATTTGTATTAATAAATGTGTGAACCTGGGGAAAACAGCTTTATTTGTTGCTGCAGAAGATGACTCCCTCATGTCTCATTCTTCTGTACCTCTTCCGGTTGATGCTTTTTTGGAGAGACTTGATAACCTTTCTACAAGCTATTGTCCTCATTATCGTTCTTCATTAGCTTCATCACCAGAGGATCTCTTGGATAGCATTGAGAGGTATCTATACATCACAAAG GGTTTCCGGAGAAACTCTGCCAGTTATCTTCCAGATCCAAGAGATTATTATCTTCACTCG GTTCTGACACAGCGTTGTGGTTCTGTCGCTATCCTATCTCTTATTTATTCGGAAGTCATTAAAATGCTGCAACTTTGGGGTGTAATAGATTTTGATGTAGAAATATATCACCCACATGATCTCTCATGTCTTCCTCGAGCCTATAATAAGAAGAAAGGCAAAGATTCTGATCAAAAACACATCTTGACAACAGAATCCCTTTTGGTGGAG ACATTGAGAAACTTGAAGAATACGTACTGGCCATTTCAACAGAGTCACACGGAGAGTTTATTCTTAAGGGCAGCAATTGCAGCTAATTGCGTAAATAG tGGCTTGGACCATGCATCTGCTAAGGCTGCCCAACATAGGCTAGATCGTGGTGTTTGGACTAGTGTGCTTTTCGGAGATATGAGACGTGCATTATCTG CGTGTGAACGTCTAATCCTCTTAGAAGCTAATCCAGAGGAGTTGAGAGATTATGCTGCTCTTCTTTACCACTGTAGCTATTATGAGGAGGCATTGCATTACCTGAAATTATACAATGATGTAAAG CAAACAGCAGATTCACCACACAACGCTGCAGAAAATGATGCTGTTGATAAGCTGATTGTTCGATTGAACCTCATTTTGATGGAAGAAGGTTGGAAGAGGCCCTCAAGGAGCTTCCTTCGCCACAATTCTGAGCCATGGTAG
- the LOC130804525 gene encoding phosphatidylinositol 4-phosphate 5-kinase 6-like codes for MNKDFSGIFKFKVRKSSTKNRTKSNIIFASMSVAHVDDEDFQGAGPGPGELYHSEKVFNNGDFYFGQWVDNLPHGHGKFVWNDGCIYVGEWKKGKTMGKGRFTWPTGSNYEGEFKRGYMDGKGTFSTSNGDTYRGYWCMNLKHGKGNETYPNGDYYQGDWIKGMQEGDGKYKWANGNCYIGQWKDGMFHGIGCLTFSNGNKFEGNWDEGYPKGEGTYKWADGSCYVGVWDIETNIQNVTFYAATGTSFDSGDTGDWDPSELYNVDLSDCKIHTLEEITIFPSQKIQNLPSFNGKVTIRKSTDSRGSNAGNKGGVIWDSDTDGSTNGNSMSRKFQPILLPKKIKRQGETICKGHKNYELMLNLQLGIRHSVGRPGPPVKPNLKSSAFDPKEKVWTKFPPEGSKHTPPHPSCDFKWKDYCPLVFRTLRTLFKVDAADYMLSICGNDALRELSSPGKSGSFFYLTHDDKYMIKTMKKSEVKVLLRMLPAYYNHVRTFEDTLVTRFYGLHCVKLTGAAQKKVRFVIMGNLFCTEYAIHRRFDLKGSSHGRTTDKPESEVDPTTTLKDLDLNYIFRLQRFWFQEFCRQVDRDCDFLEQERIMDYSLLVGLHFRESMGGTEEGNGDSNNDVIAPRLSKVNETDRLVFDPNQWASIRLGINMLARAELTVRRSDASECHIGEATGECYDVIIFFGIIDILQDYDISKKLEHAYKSFQYDATSISAVDPKQYSKRFRDFIYKVFAEDG; via the exons atgaacaaggattttaGTGGCATTTTCAAGTTTAAGGTAAGGAAATCAAGCACAAAAAACAGGACAAAATCTAACATCATTTTTGCATCAATGTCTGTTGCCCACGTGGACGATGAGGATTTTCAGGGGGCTGGACCCGGGCCCGGAGAGTTATATCATTCAGAGAAAGTTTTCAACAATGGAGATTTCTATTTTGGCCAATGGGTTGATAACCTTCCTCATGGTCATGGTAAGTTTGTATGGAATGATGGTTGTATTTATGTGGGTGAATGGAAAAAGGGTAAAACAATGGGTAAGGGTAGATTTACTTGGCCTACAGGATCAAATTATGAAGGGGAATTCAAAAGAGGGTATATGGATGGTAAAGGAACTTTTAGTACTTCAAATGGGGATACTTATAGAGGGTATTGGTGTATGAACTTAAAACATGGGAAAGGGAATGAAACCTACCCAAATGGGGATTATTATCAAGGGGATTGGATTAAGGGTATGCAAGAAGGGGATGGGAAATACAAATGGGCTAATGGGAATTGTTATATAGGTCAATGGAAAGATGGAATGTTTCATGGTATTGGGTGTTTAACTTTTAGTAATGGGAATAAATTTGAAGGGAATTGGGATGAAGGGTACCCTAAAGGGGAAGGTACATATAAATGGGCAGATGGAAGTTGTTATGTGGGTGTTTGGGATATTGAAACTAATATCCAAAATGTGACCTTTTATGCTGCAACAGGAACATCTTTTGATTCAGGGGATACTGGTGATTGGGATCCTTCTGAGTTATATAATGTTGATTTGAGTGATTGTAAGATTCATACATTGGAGGAAATCACCATTTTTCCCTCGCAAAAGATACAGAACTTGCCTAGTTTTAATGGTAAGGTGACAATAAGGAAGTCGACCGATAGTAGGGGCTCAAATGCAGGAAATAAGGGAGGAGTCATTTGGGATTCTGATACAGATGGTTCTACTAACGGGAATTCCATGTCTCGAAAATTTCAACCGATTCTACTCCCGAAGAAGATCAAGAGGCAAGGAGAGACTATCTGTAAGGGACATAAAAATTATGAGTTGATGCTTAACTTGCAGCTAGGAATAAG ACATTCAGTGGGAAGACCAGGTCCACCAGTAAAGCCTAACTTGAAATCCTCTGCATTTGATCCTAAGGAAAAAGTATGGACAAAATTCCCACCTGAAGGATCAAAGCACACTCCTCCTCACCCATCTTGTGACTTTAAATGGAAGGATTACTGTCCTTTGGTTTTCAG GACTTTGAGGACACTGTTCAAAGTCGATGCAGCGGATTATATGTTATCTATTTGTGGAAACGACGCCCTTCGGGAGCTGTCATCCCCAGGGAAAAGTGGAAGCTTCTTTTACTTAACCCACGACGACAAGTATATGATTAAGACGATGAAGAAATCTGAAGTTAAG GTACTCCTTAGGATGCTTCCAGCATATTATAACCATGTTCGCACCTTTGAAGACACTTTGGTTACCAGATTCTATGGTCTTCATTGTGTGAAGTTAACAGGAGCAGCACAGAAGAAA GTGCGATTTGTCATAATGGGCAATCTTTTTTGTACCGAGTATGCAATTCACCGGAggtttgatttgaaaggctcgTCTCATGGACGTACAACTGATAAACCTGAGTCAGAAGTCGACCCAACGACTACCCTTAAAGATCTAGATCTCAATTACATATTCCGACTACAGAGATTTTGGTTCCAGGAGTTTTGCAG GCAAGTCGATAGGGACTGCGACTTCCTCGAACAAGAGAGGATTATGGACTATAGTCTTTTGGTTGGTTTACACTTCCGAGAATCCATGGGAGGAACCGAAGAAG GAAATGGAGATAGTAATAATGATGTGATAGCCCCCCGCCTTTCTAAAGTAAACGAGACAGACAGACTTGTTTTTGACCCGAATCA GTGGGCATCAATTAGATTAGGAATCAACATGCTTGCACGAGCAGAACTAACAGTAAGAAGATCAGATGCTAGCGAGTGTCACATAGGAGAAGCAACAGGAGAGTGCTACGATGTTATAATCTTCTTCGGAATAATTGACATCCTACAAGACTATGATATCAGCAAAAAGCTTGAGCACGCATACAAATCTTTCCAATACGATGCAACTTCCATATCTGCTGTCGATCCTAAGCAGTACTCCAAACGTTTTCGCGATTTCATTTACAAGGTATTTGCAGAAGATGGGTAA